The Leifsonia sp. ZF2019 DNA segment GGCGAGGAAACCGTTCTGAACCGACATACTCGGTATGCTATTCTGCCCGACACGCCGTGGCACGCGAGAAACGCCGAATCACAATCTTGTAACTCCGGCGCGTTGTCCGGCATAATCATCCGCAGTGGCGCGCTCGCGTGCCCGGAGAACTTCATACGCGGCAGGGGACATCCGCTCGTTGGTCGTTGGGGAAGACGCACCAAGCGAACGGAGGAGAACCATGTCGGCTCACGCAGCTCGAGGAGTGCTTTACGTACACTCCTCTCCCGGCGCGCTCTGCCCCCACATCGAGTGGGCGGCGGGTCGCGCCCTCGGTCGTGCCGTCAACTTCACGTGGGAAGCGCAACCGGTGCTCAAGGGATCCCAGCGCACCGAGTTCTTCTGGGACGGCCCGCGAGGGACAGGCGCCCGCCTGGCGTCCGCGCTCCGCGGCTGGGAGCACCTCCGCTACGAGGTGACGGAGGACGCCGGCCTCGGAACCGACGGCGGCCGGTGGATGCACACCCCCGACCTCGGCATCTTCTTCGCCCAGACCGACACGGCGGGCAACATGGTCGTGCCGGAGGAGCGCGTACGGTACGCCATGGAGATCGCCGGCTCCAGCGCCCTCGAGCTTCACCGCGAGCTGCGCCTCGCACTCGGCCAGGCCTGGGACGATGAGCTGGAGCCCTTCCGGCACGCCCACGACGACACATCGGTGATCTGGCTGCACAAGGTCGGCTGAACGGACTCCCGCGGTGGGCCCGGCTCCGGCCGCCCGCGCGCGGTGACGGAAAGCGAGAGGCCCCGGTCGCGTCGACCGGGGCCTCTCGCTTTCGGGGAGGGCTCAGACGGAGCGGAACGCGACGACCGCGTTGTGGCCGCCGAACCCGAAGGAGTTGCTGATGCCGAGCTGCGGTCCGTCGCCGAGAGGCTGCGGGGTACCGGAGACCTGCAGCGGGATCGCCGGGTCCTGCTCGGTCAGGTTGATCGTCGGCGGGGCGACGCGATCGCGGAGCGCGAAGATCGTGAACACGGCCTCCAGCGCTCCGGTCCCGCCGAGGAGGTGGCCGGTGGACGCCTTCGTCGCCGACACGGGGATGCCGTGGACGCGGTCGCCGAAGACCTCGCGCAGCGCGACGTACTCCGCCGGGTCGCCCACGGGCGTGCTGGTGGCGTGCGCGTTGATGTGCGTGACCTCGTCCGGCGACGCGCCGGCCTGCTCCAGTGCCATCCGCACCGCCCGGCTGGCGCCGCGACCCTCGGGGTCGTTGGCCGTGATGTGGTACGAGTCGGCGGTCACGCCGCCGCCCACGACCTCGGCGTAGACCTTCGCGCCGCGGGCGAGCGCGTGCTCCTCGGTCTCCAGGACGAGCGCGCCGGCCCCCTCGCCCATGACGAAGCCGTCGCGGTCGACGCTGTAGGGGCGCGAGGCGGTCGCGGGGGAGTCGTTGCGGCGCGAGAGGGCCTGCATCGACGAGAAGGAAGCGATGGTGATCGGGTGGATCGCCGATTCGCTCCCGCCAGCGATGACGATGTCGGCGAGGCCGGCCTGCAGGTGCTCATAGGCGTTGACGAGCGACTCGGTGCTCGACGCGCAGGCGGAGGCGACAGTGCGTGCGAACGCACGGGCCTCGAAGTGCATGGAGATGGCGGCCGATGCGGCGTTGGGCATCAGCATCGGCACCGTCATCGGGAGGACGCGACGGGGTCCGCGCTCGCGCAGGGTGTCCCAGGCGTCGAGCAGGGTCCACACGCCACCGATGCCGGTCGCATAGTCGACGCCCAGGCGCTCCGGCACGACCTCGGGGGAGCCTGCGTCGGCCCAGGCCTCCATGGCGGAGACGAGGGCGAGCTGGCTCGACGGGTCGAGGCGCTTGGCGACGGGGCGCTCGAGCACGGTGTCCGGGCGGACCTTCGCCTCAGCGGCGAAGGTGACCGGCAGTTCGTACTTCTCGACCCACTCGTGCTCGAGGGAACGGGCTCCGGACTCGCCGGCGAGCAGTGCCTGCCAGCTCTCCGGGGCGGTGCCACCGAGCGGCGACGATGCACCCACGCCGGTGACGACGATTTTCTTGGTCATGACGACAACTCTCCGTAGTTCGGTCCGTGAGGCTCGCGGGATGGCGCGAGCGCTCGCGCGGGCGGCGGCCGATCGGCGCGCCGCCCGCGCGGAGAACGTTTCTTGCGGGGCCTAGGCGTCCTGCGCCTTGACGATGAACTCGACCGCGTCGCCGACCGTCTTGAGGTTCTTGACCTCCTCGTCGGGGATCTTGACGTCGAACTTGTCCTCGGCGTTGACCACGATGGTCATCATCGAGATGGAGTCGATGTCGAGGTCGTCGGTGAACGACTTGTCCAGCTCAACCGTGTCGGTCGCGATGCCGGTCTCGTCGTTGATGAGCTCGGCCAGGCCGGCGAGAACTTCTTCGGTGGACAATGCCATGGTGTTTTCTCCTTGAGGGGGTGTCGTTTTGACCGTTGTTCAGTCTAGGGCAGGGCCTACGGGAGCACGACGACCTGCGCGCCGTACACGAGACCGGCGCCGAAGCCGATCTGGAGCGCCAGGCCGCCCGAGAGCTCCGGGTGCTCCTGGAGGAGGCGGTGGGTCGCGAGCGGGATCGATGCGGCGGAGGTGTTGCCGGTCGTCTCGATGTCGCGGGCGATCGCGACGGTGTCGGGCAGCTTGAGCTGCTTGGCGAACTCGTCCACGATGCGCATGTTCGCCTGGTGCGGGATGAAGGCGGCGAGCTGGTCGGGCGTGACGCCGGCGGCATCGAGGGCTTCCTTGGCGACCTTCGCCATCTCCCACACCGCCCAGCGGAAGACCGTCTGGCCCTCCTGCCGGAGGGTCGGCCACGGGCTCTCCCCGTCGCGGAACTCGGTGAGCGTGCTCGACATCCCGACCGCGTCGGCCTTCGAGCCGTCGGAGCCCCAGATCGTGCGGGAGATTCCGGGATACTCGCTCGGGCCCACCACGACGGCGCCCGCGCCGTCGCCCAGCAGGAACGAGATGGTCCGGTCGGTCGGATCGACCACGTCGGAGAGCTTCTCGGCGCCGACGACGAGCGCGTAGTGCGCGACGCCCGTGCGGATCAGGGCGTCCGCCTGGGCGATGCCGTAGGCGTAGCCGGCGCACGCCGCGTTCATGTCGTAGGCAGCGGCCGGGTTCGCGCCCACGCGGTCGGCCAGCACGGCGGCCAGTGACGGGGTCTGCTGCGAGTTGGAGATCGTCGCCACGATCACGGCGTCGATGAGCGCGGGGTCGACGCCCGACTTCGCGATGGCCTCTCGCGACGCCTCCGTCGCCAGGTCGACGGCGAGGACGTCGTGGCTGGCGCGAGTGCGGGTGACGATCCCCGTGCGCTGGCGGATCCACTCGTCCGACGAATTGATCGGGCCGACGAGGTCGTCGTTCGGGACGACGAGGTCGCCGCGGGCGGCGCCGATGGAGAGGATGCGGGTGTACTGCGGTCCGTGGGACTGCTGCAGGGTGGGGTGGGTCATCCGGTCCTCCTAGGCGGCCTGGTCGATGAGGTCGAACGCGGCGGGCAGGTCCTCCGGCGTCTTGATGGCGACGCTCGGGACGCCCTTGAGCCCGCGCTTGGCGAGGCCGACGAGCGCGCCGGCCGGGGCCAACTCGATGATGCCGGTGACTCCGGCCTCCTGGAACGACTGCATGGTGAGGTCCCAGCGCACGGGCGACGAGACCTGGCCGACGAGGAGGCGCAGGAACGCGGCGCCATCGGTGACGCGCGATCCGTCCTTGTTCGTCCAGAGCGGCAGGGTCGGGTCCTGCGTGGTGAGCGTCTCCGCGAAGGTCGACAGCACCGGGACGGCGGGCGCCATGTACCGTGTGTGGAACGCGCCGGCGACCTGCAGCGGGATGACGCGGGCGCGGGCCGGCGGGTTCTCGCCCAGGGCCGCGAGGGCGTCGAGTGCTCCGGCCACCACGATCTGACCGCCGCCGTTGTAGTTGGCGGGGGAGAGACCGAGCGCGTCCAGCTGAGCGAGCAGCTCGGCCTCGTCGGCGCCGATCACGGCGCTCATGCCGGTCGGCGTCTCCGCGGCGGCGCGGGCCATGGCGGCGCCGCGCTCGCGCACGAAGGCGACGGCGTCCGTCTCGCTCAGCACGCCCGCGCCGGCGGCCGCGGTGAGCTCGCCGACCGAGTGGCCGGCGATGCCGCCGATCCTGTCCCGGCGGCCGTCCGCGAAGAGCGCCGACAGCGTCAGCAGCCCCGCGGACACGATCAGCGGCTGCGCCACCGCCGTGTCGCGGATGGTGTCCGCGTCGCTGACCGTGCCGTGCGCGACGAGGTCGATGCCGACCGCGTCGGAGATGCCGGTGAGCTGGTCGCGGAACGACGTCTCGGTCAGCCAGGGGTCGAGGAAGCCGGGGGTCTGGGAACCTTGGCCCGGGCACACGATCACAATCACTTGACTCAGTCTGCCAATCTTCCGCCGTGCGGATGTGTCGAATGGGTACGAAGTTTTTCCGAAAGCTTTGTGGAGGTCTACAACGCTAGCCGCGCCGGGAGGGCTCCGGCTCGTTGATCGAACCCACGATGAGAGCCGCCTGCAGGATCAACGCCTCCCGGGCGCCGGTCGCATCCCAGCCGATCACCTCCGAGACGCGCTTCAAGCGGTAACGCACCGTGTTCGGGTGCACGAACAGCTCGCGCGCCGTGGCCTCCAACGAGCGGCCGTTGTCGAGATAGCACCACAGTGTGGTCAGCAGCTCGCTGGAGTACGCCTGCAGCGGCTTGTAGATGCGGGTGATCAGCGTCGCGCGCGCGAGCCCGTCGCCCGCGAGAGCGCGCTCGGGCAGGAGGTCGTCCGCGTGCACGGGGCGTGGGCAGTTGCGCCACGCCTTCGCCACGGCGAAACCGGCCAGCGCGGCCTTCGCGCTCTTGGAGGCGTCGACAAGGCTCGCCACCTCGTGACCGAGCACGAGATGACCGGCGCCGAACTCCGGCTCCAGCTGCTGGGCGATCTCCAGGAAGCTGACCGCGGGGGCCGTCCCGATGGACTCCTCCGCGGTGCCGTCGTTGGGGACGGCACGGCCGATCACCAGCACCAGCCGGCTGCCCTGCACGCCGATGAGCACGTCGGCGGACATGTGGCGTGCGGTGCGGCGCAACTGGTCGACATCGAGGATCCGCGGGGCCGTGCCGACGAGTACGCTCACCTCTCCGTGGCCGTGCCAGCCGAGGGCGGCGATCCGGCTCGGGAGCTCGTCGTCGTACTCACCCGTGAGGATGCTGTCGACGACCAACGCCTCCAGGCGCGCGTCCCACAAGCCCCGCGCCTCCGCGGCGCGGGCGTAGACGTCCGCCGCCGCGAAGGCGATCTCGCGCGAATAGAGAAGGATGGCCTCCCGCAGCGCTTCCCCGCCGCCGACCTTCACCCGCTCCTCGACCACCTCGACGGTGATCTTGATGAGCTGGAGGGTCTGCTGGAGGCTGACGCTCCGGAGCAGCTCACGAGGAGCCGCCCCGAAGACGTCGGCCGCGATCCACGGGGTCGAGCGGGGGTCGTCGAACCATGAGATGAACGACGATATGCCGGCCTGTGCGACCAGCCCGACCGCACTGCGGCGGCCGGGCGGCATGTCGCGGTACCAGGGGAGAGTGTCCTCGAGCCGCTTGAGCGTGGTCGTGGCGAGCTCGCCCGAGATCTTGCGCAGCCACGCAAGGGTCTCGGCCTTGGTCCTCTCGACTTGCTTCGGCACGGGGGTCGTCAGGACTCGCCGCCCGCGGAGCCGGTGGTCCCGGCGTTCACGTCGTGCAGCAGGTACTTCTCGATCGCCCAGGCCGGCGCGTTCGGGTCGACCTGCCCCCGGGCCGCAAGCAGCTCCAGGGTGCGGACGACGAGCGACGGGCCGTCGATCTTGAAGAACCGGCGCGCGGCGGCGCGGGTGTCCGAGAAGCCGAAGCCGTCGGCGCCGAGGGTTGCGTACTCACCGGGCACGAACTGACGGATCTGGTCCGGCACGGCGTGCATGTAGTCGGTGACGGCGACGAACGGGCCCTCGGAATCCTGGAGCTTGCGGGTGACGTACGGCACCTGCTTCTCCTGCTGGGGGTAGAGGAAGTTGTGCTCCTCCGCCGCCAGGCCGTCGCGGCGCAGCTCGCCCCACGAGGTGACGCTCCACACGTCGGCCGACACACCCCAGTCCTGAGCGAGCAGGTGCTGGGCCTCCAGCGCCCACGGCACCGAGACGCCCGATGCGAGCAGCTGGGCCTTCGGGCCCTGCTGCTGTCCGGCGGCCAGCTTGTAGATGCCGCGGACGATGCCGTCCGCATCCACGCCCTCCGGCTCGGCCGGCTGC contains these protein-coding regions:
- a CDS encoding acyl carrier protein → MALSTEEVLAGLAELINDETGIATDTVELDKSFTDDLDIDSISMMTIVVNAEDKFDVKIPDEEVKNLKTVGDAVEFIVKAQDA
- a CDS encoding beta-ketoacyl-[acyl-carrier-protein] synthase family protein; protein product: MTKKIVVTGVGASSPLGGTAPESWQALLAGESGARSLEHEWVEKYELPVTFAAEAKVRPDTVLERPVAKRLDPSSQLALVSAMEAWADAGSPEVVPERLGVDYATGIGGVWTLLDAWDTLRERGPRRVLPMTVPMLMPNAASAAISMHFEARAFARTVASACASSTESLVNAYEHLQAGLADIVIAGGSESAIHPITIASFSSMQALSRRNDSPATASRPYSVDRDGFVMGEGAGALVLETEEHALARGAKVYAEVVGGGVTADSYHITANDPEGRGASRAVRMALEQAGASPDEVTHINAHATSTPVGDPAEYVALREVFGDRVHGIPVSATKASTGHLLGGTGALEAVFTIFALRDRVAPPTINLTEQDPAIPLQVSGTPQPLGDGPQLGISNSFGFGGHNAVVAFRSV
- a CDS encoding beta-ketoacyl-ACP synthase III, with the protein product MTHPTLQQSHGPQYTRILSIGAARGDLVVPNDDLVGPINSSDEWIRQRTGIVTRTRASHDVLAVDLATEASREAIAKSGVDPALIDAVIVATISNSQQTPSLAAVLADRVGANPAAAYDMNAACAGYAYGIAQADALIRTGVAHYALVVGAEKLSDVVDPTDRTISFLLGDGAGAVVVGPSEYPGISRTIWGSDGSKADAVGMSSTLTEFRDGESPWPTLRQEGQTVFRWAVWEMAKVAKEALDAAGVTPDQLAAFIPHQANMRIVDEFAKQLKLPDTVAIARDIETTGNTSAASIPLATHRLLQEHPELSGGLALQIGFGAGLVYGAQVVVLP
- a CDS encoding PucR family transcriptional regulator, with amino-acid sequence MPKQVERTKAETLAWLRKISGELATTTLKRLEDTLPWYRDMPPGRRSAVGLVAQAGISSFISWFDDPRSTPWIAADVFGAAPRELLRSVSLQQTLQLIKITVEVVEERVKVGGGEALREAILLYSREIAFAAADVYARAAEARGLWDARLEALVVDSILTGEYDDELPSRIAALGWHGHGEVSVLVGTAPRILDVDQLRRTARHMSADVLIGVQGSRLVLVIGRAVPNDGTAEESIGTAPAVSFLEIAQQLEPEFGAGHLVLGHEVASLVDASKSAKAALAGFAVAKAWRNCPRPVHADDLLPERALAGDGLARATLITRIYKPLQAYSSELLTTLWCYLDNGRSLEATARELFVHPNTVRYRLKRVSEVIGWDATGAREALILQAALIVGSINEPEPSRRG
- a CDS encoding DUF3145 domain-containing protein, with protein sequence MSAHAARGVLYVHSSPGALCPHIEWAAGRALGRAVNFTWEAQPVLKGSQRTEFFWDGPRGTGARLASALRGWEHLRYEVTEDAGLGTDGGRWMHTPDLGIFFAQTDTAGNMVVPEERVRYAMEIAGSSALELHRELRLALGQAWDDELEPFRHAHDDTSVIWLHKVG
- a CDS encoding ACP S-malonyltransferase, translated to MIVIVCPGQGSQTPGFLDPWLTETSFRDQLTGISDAVGIDLVAHGTVSDADTIRDTAVAQPLIVSAGLLTLSALFADGRRDRIGGIAGHSVGELTAAAGAGVLSETDAVAFVRERGAAMARAAAETPTGMSAVIGADEAELLAQLDALGLSPANYNGGGQIVVAGALDALAALGENPPARARVIPLQVAGAFHTRYMAPAVPVLSTFAETLTTQDPTLPLWTNKDGSRVTDGAAFLRLLVGQVSSPVRWDLTMQSFQEAGVTGIIELAPAGALVGLAKRGLKGVPSVAIKTPEDLPAAFDLIDQAA